From a single Candidatus Methanoperedens sp. genomic region:
- the comE gene encoding sulfopyruvate decarboxylase subunit beta, with translation MESPERRVVEILKNNRIDVAATLPCDRIKVLLPLISQNINTIPLTREENGVGICAGAYLGGGRPIMVIQSTGLGNMINALLSLNLTYGIPLPVLASWRGIYKESIEAQIQFGKRMPGILESAGLATTIIKSRDELDNIDLAIKDSFSNNHPHIILISPAAWENPSGDIPAPLEITPRISELNFKSKIRKPVMTRYDAIGIVAGLSGDDIIISNLGFPSKELYMIKDRELNFYMLGSMGLASSIGLGLALVQKKRVYVIDGDGSLLMNPNVLISIGAYNPQNLSIIAVDNAAYGSTGNQGTCTYNQIDLELLAKVSGIKNTIKVHSKKELKEALLRKVSFIHAVVKPLNVNCSEIPFSANEIKQRFMKAI, from the coding sequence GGAAAGTCCGGAGCGCAGGGTCGTTGAGATTCTTAAAAATAACAGGATTGATGTTGCGGCTACATTGCCGTGCGACAGGATAAAAGTGCTGCTTCCCCTTATAAGCCAGAACATAAATACCATTCCCCTCACCCGCGAGGAAAACGGCGTGGGGATATGTGCTGGTGCGTATCTTGGGGGTGGAAGACCGATTATGGTTATCCAGAGTACTGGTCTTGGCAATATGATAAATGCTCTTCTTTCCCTTAATCTTACCTACGGGATACCGCTGCCCGTACTGGCAAGCTGGCGGGGTATCTACAAGGAATCAATAGAAGCCCAGATACAGTTTGGAAAGAGAATGCCGGGGATTCTGGAATCGGCTGGTTTAGCAACTACTATAATCAAGTCCAGAGATGAACTGGATAATATCGACCTTGCAATCAAGGATTCTTTCAGTAATAACCACCCGCATATTATCCTGATTTCTCCTGCAGCATGGGAAAACCCGTCCGGTGATATCCCCGCACCTCTGGAGATAACCCCGCGAATCTCGGAATTGAATTTTAAATCAAAGATAAGAAAACCTGTAATGACAAGATACGATGCAATTGGAATAGTTGCAGGATTGAGCGGTGACGATATTATAATTTCAAACCTTGGTTTCCCCTCCAAGGAATTATATATGATTAAGGACAGGGAGCTTAATTTCTACATGCTGGGTTCGATGGGGCTGGCATCCTCTATCGGGCTTGGGCTGGCGCTTGTTCAAAAGAAGCGTGTGTACGTGATCGACGGCGATGGGAGCCTTCTCATGAATCCGAATGTGTTGATTAGCATAGGAGCATATAACCCCCAGAACCTTAGTATTATTGCCGTGGACAATGCCGCGTACGGCTCAACCGGAAATCAGGGAACTTGCACGTACAACCAGATAGACCTTGAACTACTGGCTAAAGTTAGCGGAATAAAAAATACAATAAAAGTGCATTCAAAAAAGGAATTGAAAGAGGCGCTGCTTCGCAAAGTGAGTTTTATTCACGCTGTTGTGAAACCACTCAATGTGAATTGCAGTGAGATTCCCTTTTCTGCAAATGAGATTAAACAGAGATTTATGAAAGCAATCTAA